The Toxorhynchites rutilus septentrionalis strain SRP chromosome 3, ASM2978413v1, whole genome shotgun sequence genome includes a region encoding these proteins:
- the LOC129779661 gene encoding uncharacterized protein LOC129779661, translating to MGPRQQTITSAFDRPFSYGAGGTKGKEITTCVMYMVCTDNMPLCTVDKKGFRQLMKTVCPLYNVPHETQFREILKNKFIKSKEIVRNRLRSITSICLTTDVWTEMLNVRSYLGITGHFIHDSQLHSVLLGVVECKQSKTSEYIANLLRVCCDDWGIKNETISCVTTELGANIQAKQSPCTKKHTQLGWSRS from the exons ATGGGTCCACGGCAACAAACTATTACATCGGCTTTCGATCGTCCTTTTTCATACGGAG cTGGCGGTACCAAAGGAAAAGAAATAACAACTTGTGTCATGTACATGGTGTGTACGGATAACATGCCTCTTTGTACAGTAGACAAGAAAGGATTTCGTCAACTAATGAAAACTGTATGCCCACTATATAATGTGCCGCACGAGACACAGTTTCGCGAGAtcctgaaaaataaatttataaaaagcAAAGAAATTGTCAGAAACCGCCTCCGATCGATCACAAGCATCTGTCTAACGACAGATGTTTGGACCGAAATGTTAAACGTCAGAAGCTACTTGGGGATCACTGGGCATTTTATTCATG ATTCTCAACTACACTCCGTTTTGCTAGGAGTTGTTGAATGCAAACAATCGAAAACATCAGAATACATTGCGAATCTGTTGCGGGTTTGCTGCGACGATTGGGGTATTAAAAACGAAACAATTTCTTGTGTAACGACCGAACTCGGTGCAAACATACAAGCAAAGCAGTCCCCTTGTACAAAGAAGCATACGCAGCTCGGATGGAGCCGGTCATAG